The Oncorhynchus mykiss isolate Arlee chromosome 20, USDA_OmykA_1.1, whole genome shotgun sequence genomic sequence GATGCAATGTTAGTGATGAATGTGTTGTTTTAGGCCCTGGGGTGTAGAGAAAGAGGTGTTCTAATGCTGGTGTTGATAACCAGGATGACTTAGTCCTAGCCTAACCTTATCCATTAGATGGGAAAATGCAACACTAGCCTTTGATCAGTTTCTAGGGACACCTACTACACTCCGATGCTTGTGATTACTTTGACTCCTAAGTTGACCTCTGTGACTGCTCTGCTCGTGTCCTCTCGGACTCTGACCCTGGTGCTTGAACGTTGATCTCTGATCCCGGTGACCTTTGACCCCCGACAGAAGAAGCTGGCAGCTGAGCCGGACCACACGGACGTGAGCCTGACGGCGGCAGAGCGAGTGCGGGCCCTCAGCAAGATGGGCTGCAGCATCGAGATCAACGAAGAGATCACGCCACACCGCTACTTCCGGTCCGGGGTGGAGATGGAGCGCATGGCCGCCGTGTACCTGGAGGAGGGCAGCCTGGAGAATGCCTACGTCCTCTACAACAAGTTCATCAcgtaaggagaggagagagagagtatcttATACCTGTGTCTAGACTAGGGCCTATGATAGAGTGTAGTACTAGCATACCGTTGGGCTATGTCCAATGTACTAATGGCAGATCAAGTACAGTGTCTGATGATTAATGCACTACTGTAATCTGTCTAACCACCCACTATCTCTCTGTTGTGTTCTAGTCTGTTTGTCGAGAAACTCCCCAGCCATCGAGACTACCAGCAGTGCAGTGTGCCTGAGAAACAGGTGATAATAAAGGTAAGCCCTTGGGCTTCTGTTTTGAGTGGACCCATGTGGTGCTCAGCCCTGCGGAAAGCTCATTAACATCAGGGCTTATTAGCCtggctggagggatggagagaggggtcgagggatggagagagcagtGGTACGAGggccctgtctgtctggctgagtgGTTGGCTACTTAGTGGGTGCCTCATACTTAGTGGGGGGGATTCAGGTCTGCTTTGATTTAAGTGATGTCTGTAAAGGTAAGCGAGTCCAAGGTCAGCTCAGGAACAGCACTAGTTTAGAAAGGGCTGTAGATTACCTTTTGTATACAAACAATAGAAGCGACACTACGATCTATTAAGATCTTTGAAATGGTAGATGAATGGCTCATCGTTTTCTATTCGTCATGTAAGGATTTGGCCCACACTTATTGACCATTGGATATGCAAAGCACCACGGCTAATGGAAGAAAGTATTTCCCTGCCTGCACTCACACAGTTGATTTTATTCTCAGAAGTTGCAAGATGTCGCATTTCCGCGGAAAGATCAATTGAAGAAGCTCCTCCACGAGAAGTACAACAAGGAACAAACAGAGTATCTCAAAAGTCAGGTAAGGTTTAGCATCGGAACCTTTCGTTACATTCCTTGAGAATCGCTAGGAGGCTGGCTGGGAGCGCAATGTGTGGCTCTAAGCCCAGTGCTAGTGTGCAACACCTGTTCATATTAGTTACAGTGCGGTGTTTGTACCACTTTTTCGGCGAATGTGAATGCTTCAATGCAGCAGTCTGTGGTTACATTTGTAGTTTGTGATAAGTAGTGATGAGGAATATTTAGGAGTAAGATCATGTATATCAACAAATTGTACTAATATTAAAATGGCACAGATCTGAAGTGTTGTGTCTGTATCTTCGGTTTGTGCCTGCACGTGCGTGTTCATGTGTGCACTCGTTTATATGCGTGTGCAGAGCCAGGCGGTGGTGGCGGATTGCTGCGGCCAGCAGCTGCAGAAGATGTCTCTGGTTGAGCAGGAGAGGCAGAGGGTGGCGCAGCTGCGCAGGATGCAGATGGAGTCGGAGCAGTTCCGCTACTTCGAGGACCAACTGCGCAGACAGGAGCTGGCCAATCGCAGAGACGAGGCGGTCGCTAAAGTGCCTGAACAAACAGACGGGGCCTGCCTGTCCCACTCCTCCAAGAACCATGTTCGTCTCGACCCAAACCGTAATAAACAGCTTCTCCCCAGCAGCAAGCCAGCAGCTACACTGGCTGGCGTACATAGTGAGTGTCCTGCTCCCATTAGTATATAACATCTATATTTTCGATTGAGTGATTGTTACTCAGAGACTAACCATGAGTAAG encodes the following:
- the LOC110498986 gene encoding AMSH-like protease isoform X1, with translation MDTLGRLEPVTLQSKDTMEQGFSFSTLKKLAAEPDHTDVSLTAAERVRALSKMGCSIEINEEITPHRYFRSGVEMERMAAVYLEEGSLENAYVLYNKFITLFVEKLPSHRDYQQCSVPEKQVIIKKLQDVAFPRKDQLKKLLHEKYNKEQTEYLKSQSQAVVADCCGQQLQKMSLVEQERQRVAQLRRMQMESEQFRYFEDQLRRQELANRRDEAVAKVPEQTDGACLSHSSKNHVRLDPNRNKQLLPSSKPAATLAGVHNQRVEGLRRVVIPRDLTYRFLLLADSNTARGIETCGVLCGKLTQNEFMLTHVVVPKQSAGPDYCDMENVEELFSFQDHHNLLTLGWIHTHPTQTAFLSSVDLHTHGSYQLMLPEAIAIVCSPKHNDTGVFRLTSSGMGEVAGCRLKGFHPHSKDPPLFSICRHVVIKDSKTTVLDLR
- the LOC110498986 gene encoding AMSH-like protease isoform X2 yields the protein MDTLGRLEPVTLQSKDTMEQGFSFSTLKKLAAEPDHTDVSLTAAERVRALSKMGCSIEINEEITPHRYFRSGVEMERMAAVYLEEGSLENAYVLYNKFITLFVEKLPSHRDYQQCSVPEKQVIIKKLQDVAFPRKDQLKKLLHEKYNKEQTEYLKSQSQAVVADCCGQQLQKMSLVEQERQRVAQLRRMQMESEQFRYFEDQLRRQELANRRDEAVAKVPEQTDGACLSHSSKNHVRLDPNRNKQLLPSSKPAATLAGVHNQRVEGLRRVVIPRDLTYRFLLLADSNTARGIETCGVLCGKLTQNEFMLTHVVVPKQSAGPDYCDMENVEELFSFQDHHNLLTLGWIHTHPTQTAFLSSVDLHTHGSYQLMLPEAIAIVCSPKHNE